A region from the Falco cherrug isolate bFalChe1 chromosome 17, bFalChe1.pri, whole genome shotgun sequence genome encodes:
- the TMPRSS4 gene encoding LOW QUALITY PROTEIN: transmembrane protease serine 4 (The sequence of the model RefSeq protein was modified relative to this genomic sequence to represent the inferred CDS: inserted 2 bases in 1 codon; deleted 1 base in 1 codon; substituted 1 base at 1 genomic stop codon), whose translation MVLLIDRCYITIQIIIPVSQLLLRVLRSARAVLPQCXHSAGRAAQARGGGSIASPGFPGHRGIHSPPVSHTGGYLLGFCRQKXPRQSWMNMDLATEQLNGRGPSTRRKTSVVLESFKRIGILVLAAVLSLACLVAVGFLVKIYLDYHYFFCKSPLKLVPLQQVCDGQVDCLEGEDEANCPQWVPEGPPAEARVSKDRSILQVLNRNTGAWSCACHDHFSLVLAKAACEQMGYRSTPTFGAVQAGAGQPLPAREVVLSNGSLQVPEPGRKCLSGSVVSLFCSNCGESVRTPRVLGGSPAAIEAWPWQVSLQYRKEHICGGSIIDPSWVLTAAHCFKNNPVIQSWRVKAGSDLLSGAATLAVEKVFLAEVTPTSPKDGDIALVKLQYPLRVSESSKPICLPYFDEELAPGTPLWVIGWGYTQEHGKLSETLQQAEVGLIDKESCNRAAYHGEVTEKMLCAGLPQGGVDTCQGDSGGPLLYSGKHWQVVGIVSWGQGCGTPSIPGVYTSVRAYLNWIYGVWRSEL comes from the exons ATGGTGCTGCTGATAGACCGGTGTTATATTACAATACAAATCATAATTCCTGTTTCACAACTCCTGTTGCGGGTTTTAAGGAGTGCTCGGGCGGTCCTGCCCCAGTGCTAGCACAGCGcgggcagagcagcacaggcacggggcggggggagcaTTGCCAGCCCAGGGTTCCCTGGGCATCGGGGTATCCACAGCCCCCCTGTCTCCCACACTGGAGGATATCTGCTGGGtttctgcaggcagaa accgCGTCAGAGCTGGATGAATATG GATTTAGCCACTGAGCAGCTGAACGGCAGAG GTCCCAGCACAAGACGCAAAACCTCCGTGGTGCTGGAGTCCTTCAAGCGGATCGGCATCCTCGTCCTGGCAGCGGTGCTCAGCCTCGCCTGCCTGGTTGCAGTTGGCTTCCTGG TCAAGATTTACCTGGACTACCACTACTTCTTCTGCAAGTCGCCTCTGAAGCTGGTGCCACTGCAGCAGGTGTGTGATGGGCAGGTG GACTGTCTGGAGGGCGAGGATGAGGCCAACTGTCCCCAGTGGGTTCCTGAGGGACCACCAGCTGAGG CCCGTGTCTCCAAAGACAGATCCATCCTGCAGGTGCTTAACAGAAACACAGGAGCCTGGTCCTGTGCCTGTCACGACCACTTCAGCCTGGTGCTGGCGAAAGCAGCCTGTGAGCAAATGGGCTACAGGAG CACCCCGACGTTTGGGGCGGTGCAGGCAGGTGCAGGGCAACCCCTGCCTGCCCGAGAGGTCGTGCTGAGCAATGGCAGCCTGCAGGTGCCCGAGCCGGGCAG GAAATGCCTCTCTGGATCGGTTGTTTCGCTCTTTTGTTCCA ACTGCGGGGAGAGCGTAAGGACGCCACGCGTGCTGGGTGGGAGCCCGGCAGCCATCGAGGCTTGGCCGTGGCAGGTCAGCTTGCAGTACAGAAAGGAGCACATCTGCGGGGGCAGCATCATCGACCCTAGCTGGGTCCTGACGGCAGCGCACTGCTTCAA GAACAACCCCGTCATCCAGAGCTGGCGCGTGAAGGCTGGCTCTGATCTCCTCTCGGGTGCTGCCACCCTTGCTGTGGAGAAAGTCTTCCTAGCTGAGGTGACACCCACATCTCCCAAGGACGGTGACATTGCCCTCGTGAAGCTGCAGTATCCCCTGCGTGTCTCAG AGAGCAGCAAGCCCATCTGTCTGCCCTATTTCGACGAGGAGCTGGCGCCAGGCACCCCCCTGTGGGTGATAGGCTGGGGCTACACGCAGGAGCACG GCAAGCTGTCGGAgaccctgcagcaggcagaggtgggaCTCATCGACAAGGAGAGCTGCAACCGGGCTGCCTACCACGGGGAGGTCACCGAGAAGATGCTGTGTGCCGGCCTGCCCCAAGGCGGGGTGGACACCTGCCAG ggggacagcggcGGGCCCCTGCTGTACTCAGGCAAGCACTGGCAGGTGGTGGGCATCGTCAGCTGGGGCCAGGGCTGTGGGACCCCCAGCATACCCGGCGTCTACACCAGCGTCCGCGCCTACCTCAACTGGATCTACGGTGTCTGGAGG TCGGAGCTCTGA
- the JAML gene encoding junctional adhesion molecule-like isoform X2, whose translation MGIGRLHLAVLPGLILLSLSLAERCSGLAGWVFMEPQLRASAGDSVLLQCLFLDPVARGWTMAKVDWLRMAGAGTQKEEVVLYYYSNHSIPVGHYRDRAQWRGDVSHWDGSIQLQDVQVNDSGTYVCEIRLLQCSSIFKNHTVLHVSPTGQRGQGAAGAQDAAAPGNTAFWPVTVGCGSVAVVLAFLAGLSLRKRSTANTALERTGNGGSKSKAEEALYSSIPGAEVPKAERDAGKKRRAEETYITMHPSPFQENGVYVELAKRVIPAEWMREGRQDNGRSEEPSSRPEAALLWAPEGEK comes from the exons ATGGGAATAGGCAGGTTGCATCTGGCTGTCCTCCCTGGACTCATCCTGCTGTCCTTGTCCCTGGCAGAGCGATGCAgcgggctggctggctgggtgtTCATGGAGCCTCAGCTTCGAGCTAGCGCTGGGGactctgtcctgctgcagtgCCTCTTCCTAGACCCAGTGGCCAGGGGCTGGACGATGGCCAAAGTGGACTGGCTGCGCATGGCAGGAGCCGGCACGCAGAAG gaggaggtggtgcTTTATTACTACAGCAACCATAGCATCCCTGTGGGTCATTACCGGGACCGGGCACAGTGGCGAGGGGACGTATCCCACTGGGATGGCTCTATTCAGCTGCAGGACGTACAGGTGAATGACAGCGGCACGTACGTTTGTGAGATCCGGCTGCTCCagtgcagcagcatcttcaaGAACCACACAGTGCTGCACGTCAGCCCCACGGGACAGAGAG GACAAGGAGCAGCAGGCgcccaggatgctgcagccccGGGAAACACTGCATTTTGGCCTGTGACCGTGGGCTGTGGCAGTGTGGCTGTTGTGCTGGCTTTCCTGGCCGGACTCAGCCTGAGGAAGAG GTCTACAGCCAACACAGCCCTGGAGAGGACTGGAAATGGTGGcagcaagagcaaagcagag GAAGCACTTTACTCCTCAATCCCCGGAGCTGAGGTTCCCAAGGCTGAACGGGAtgcagggaagaagaggagagcCGAGGAGACGTACATAACCATG CACCCCTCTCCCTTCCAGGAGAACGGTGTCTACGTGGAGCTGGCCAAGAGGGTGATCCCAGCAGAATGGATGAGAGAGGGGAGACAGGATAATGGACGAAGTGAGGAACCCTCCAGCAGACCAGAGGCAGCACTTCTCTGGGCTCCAGAAGGGGAGAAATag
- the JAML gene encoding junctional adhesion molecule-like isoform X4 codes for MEPQLRASAGDSVLLQCLFLDPVARGWTMAKVDWLRMAGAGTQKEEVVLYYYSNHSIPVGHYRDRAQWRGDVSHWDGSIQLQDVQVNDSGTYVCEIRLLQCSSIFKNHTVLHVSPTGQRAGQGAAGAQDAAAPGNTAFWPVTVGCGSVAVVLAFLAGLSLRKRSTANTALERTGNGGSKSKAEEALYSSIPGAEVPKAERDAGKKRRAEETYITMHPSPFQENGVYVELAKRVIPAEWMREGRQDNGRSEEPSSRPEAALLWAPEGEK; via the exons ATGGAGCCTCAGCTTCGAGCTAGCGCTGGGGactctgtcctgctgcagtgCCTCTTCCTAGACCCAGTGGCCAGGGGCTGGACGATGGCCAAAGTGGACTGGCTGCGCATGGCAGGAGCCGGCACGCAGAAG gaggaggtggtgcTTTATTACTACAGCAACCATAGCATCCCTGTGGGTCATTACCGGGACCGGGCACAGTGGCGAGGGGACGTATCCCACTGGGATGGCTCTATTCAGCTGCAGGACGTACAGGTGAATGACAGCGGCACGTACGTTTGTGAGATCCGGCTGCTCCagtgcagcagcatcttcaaGAACCACACAGTGCTGCACGTCAGCCCCACGGGACAGAGAG CAGGACAAGGAGCAGCAGGCgcccaggatgctgcagccccGGGAAACACTGCATTTTGGCCTGTGACCGTGGGCTGTGGCAGTGTGGCTGTTGTGCTGGCTTTCCTGGCCGGACTCAGCCTGAGGAAGAG GTCTACAGCCAACACAGCCCTGGAGAGGACTGGAAATGGTGGcagcaagagcaaagcagag GAAGCACTTTACTCCTCAATCCCCGGAGCTGAGGTTCCCAAGGCTGAACGGGAtgcagggaagaagaggagagcCGAGGAGACGTACATAACCATG CACCCCTCTCCCTTCCAGGAGAACGGTGTCTACGTGGAGCTGGCCAAGAGGGTGATCCCAGCAGAATGGATGAGAGAGGGGAGACAGGATAATGGACGAAGTGAGGAACCCTCCAGCAGACCAGAGGCAGCACTTCTCTGGGCTCCAGAAGGGGAGAAATag
- the JAML gene encoding junctional adhesion molecule-like isoform X1, translating to MGIGRLHLAVLPGLILLSLSLAERCSGLAGWVFMEPQLRASAGDSVLLQCLFLDPVARGWTMAKVDWLRMAGAGTQKEEVVLYYYSNHSIPVGHYRDRAQWRGDVSHWDGSIQLQDVQVNDSGTYVCEIRLLQCSSIFKNHTVLHVSPTGQRAGQGAAGAQDAAAPGNTAFWPVTVGCGSVAVVLAFLAGLSLRKRSTANTALERTGNGGSKSKAEEALYSSIPGAEVPKAERDAGKKRRAEETYITMHPSPFQENGVYVELAKRVIPAEWMREGRQDNGRSEEPSSRPEAALLWAPEGEK from the exons ATGGGAATAGGCAGGTTGCATCTGGCTGTCCTCCCTGGACTCATCCTGCTGTCCTTGTCCCTGGCAGAGCGATGCAgcgggctggctggctgggtgtTCATGGAGCCTCAGCTTCGAGCTAGCGCTGGGGactctgtcctgctgcagtgCCTCTTCCTAGACCCAGTGGCCAGGGGCTGGACGATGGCCAAAGTGGACTGGCTGCGCATGGCAGGAGCCGGCACGCAGAAG gaggaggtggtgcTTTATTACTACAGCAACCATAGCATCCCTGTGGGTCATTACCGGGACCGGGCACAGTGGCGAGGGGACGTATCCCACTGGGATGGCTCTATTCAGCTGCAGGACGTACAGGTGAATGACAGCGGCACGTACGTTTGTGAGATCCGGCTGCTCCagtgcagcagcatcttcaaGAACCACACAGTGCTGCACGTCAGCCCCACGGGACAGAGAG CAGGACAAGGAGCAGCAGGCgcccaggatgctgcagccccGGGAAACACTGCATTTTGGCCTGTGACCGTGGGCTGTGGCAGTGTGGCTGTTGTGCTGGCTTTCCTGGCCGGACTCAGCCTGAGGAAGAG GTCTACAGCCAACACAGCCCTGGAGAGGACTGGAAATGGTGGcagcaagagcaaagcagag GAAGCACTTTACTCCTCAATCCCCGGAGCTGAGGTTCCCAAGGCTGAACGGGAtgcagggaagaagaggagagcCGAGGAGACGTACATAACCATG CACCCCTCTCCCTTCCAGGAGAACGGTGTCTACGTGGAGCTGGCCAAGAGGGTGATCCCAGCAGAATGGATGAGAGAGGGGAGACAGGATAATGGACGAAGTGAGGAACCCTCCAGCAGACCAGAGGCAGCACTTCTCTGGGCTCCAGAAGGGGAGAAATag
- the JAML gene encoding junctional adhesion molecule-like isoform X3 gives MKVLLSLTLVLTWLERCSGLAGWVFMEPQLRASAGDSVLLQCLFLDPVARGWTMAKVDWLRMAGAGTQKEEVVLYYYSNHSIPVGHYRDRAQWRGDVSHWDGSIQLQDVQVNDSGTYVCEIRLLQCSSIFKNHTVLHVSPTGQRAGQGAAGAQDAAAPGNTAFWPVTVGCGSVAVVLAFLAGLSLRKRSTANTALERTGNGGSKSKAEEALYSSIPGAEVPKAERDAGKKRRAEETYITMHPSPFQENGVYVELAKRVIPAEWMREGRQDNGRSEEPSSRPEAALLWAPEGEK, from the exons ATGAAGGTGTTGCTGAGCCTGACTCTGGTGCTGACATGGTTGG AGCGATGCAgcgggctggctggctgggtgtTCATGGAGCCTCAGCTTCGAGCTAGCGCTGGGGactctgtcctgctgcagtgCCTCTTCCTAGACCCAGTGGCCAGGGGCTGGACGATGGCCAAAGTGGACTGGCTGCGCATGGCAGGAGCCGGCACGCAGAAG gaggaggtggtgcTTTATTACTACAGCAACCATAGCATCCCTGTGGGTCATTACCGGGACCGGGCACAGTGGCGAGGGGACGTATCCCACTGGGATGGCTCTATTCAGCTGCAGGACGTACAGGTGAATGACAGCGGCACGTACGTTTGTGAGATCCGGCTGCTCCagtgcagcagcatcttcaaGAACCACACAGTGCTGCACGTCAGCCCCACGGGACAGAGAG CAGGACAAGGAGCAGCAGGCgcccaggatgctgcagccccGGGAAACACTGCATTTTGGCCTGTGACCGTGGGCTGTGGCAGTGTGGCTGTTGTGCTGGCTTTCCTGGCCGGACTCAGCCTGAGGAAGAG GTCTACAGCCAACACAGCCCTGGAGAGGACTGGAAATGGTGGcagcaagagcaaagcagag GAAGCACTTTACTCCTCAATCCCCGGAGCTGAGGTTCCCAAGGCTGAACGGGAtgcagggaagaagaggagagcCGAGGAGACGTACATAACCATG CACCCCTCTCCCTTCCAGGAGAACGGTGTCTACGTGGAGCTGGCCAAGAGGGTGATCCCAGCAGAATGGATGAGAGAGGGGAGACAGGATAATGGACGAAGTGAGGAACCCTCCAGCAGACCAGAGGCAGCACTTCTCTGGGCTCCAGAAGGGGAGAAATag
- the SCN2B gene encoding sodium channel subunit beta-2 isoform X1: MSPANNPAVRKKQTTTTKTHTNTRSSPYTKVLQNEPGSLAPAAHLVPHWPQLAPFAGAWPLSCPACRRSGLASGAALTCIQLGHRAGPKSTSGRRFESKEQQPKGRAPTGLGMEVMAPATISALNGSSVKLSCTFNSCYKVENKQFSLNWTYQECRNCSEELFLQFRTKIMNKQLDRFGNRVEFTGNPAKYDVSFTLKNVQLEDEGTYNCYVLNPPDRHRGHASISLKVLTKEPPKHDSTVAVIVGASVGGFLAVVILVLMVVKCVRRKKQQRLNTDDQKTEEEGKTDGEGNPDEGTK; this comes from the exons ATGTCACCTGCAAATAACCCGGCCGTTCgaaaaaagcaaaccaccaccaccaaaacccacaccaaCACCAGGTCCTCTCCATACACAAAAGTCCTTCAAAATGAGCCTGGAAGCTTGGCTCCCGCAGCCCACCTTGTTCCTCACTGGCCTCAGCTTGCTCCTTTCGCTGG ggccTGGCCCCTTTCCTGCCCTGCTTGCAGACGGAGCGGATTAGCCAGCGGAGCAGCCTTGACATGCATCCAGCTTGGCCACAGGGCTGGACCCAAGAGCACCTCAGGAAGAAGGTTTGagagcaaagagcagcagccaaAGGGGAGAG CGCCCACAGGGTTGGGCATGGAGGTCATGGCTCCCGCCACCATCAGTGCCTTGAATGGCTCCTCGGTGAAGCTCTCCTGCACCTTCAACTCCTGCTACAAGGTGGAAAACAAGCAGTTCTCCCTCAACTGGACATACCAGGAGTGCAGAAACTGCTCTGAGGAGCTG TTCCTCCAGTTCCGGACGAAGATCATGAACAAGCAGCTGGACCGCTTTGGGAACCGAGTGGAGTTCACCGGGAACCCTGCCAAGTACGATGTGTCCTTCACCCTCAAAAACGTGCAGCTGGAGGACGAGGGCACCTACAATTGCTATGTCCTGAACCCCCCGGACCGGCATCGGGGCCACGCCAGCATCAGCCTGAAGGTGCTCACCAAAG AGCCCCCGAAGCACGACTCAACAGTGGCTGTCATCGTGGGTGCCTCTGTAGGTGGCTTCTTGGCCGTTGTGATCCTGGTGCTGATGGTGGTGAAATGTGTGCGTcggaaaaagcagcagaggctgaacACGGACGACCAGaagacagaggaggaagggaagacagATGGAGAAGGCAACCCGGACGAGGGCACCAAGTAA
- the SCN4B gene encoding sodium channel subunit beta-4, whose product MAPRSAAARRRTALAALLGLHVVAIAFALEVSVGKTNTVMALNNSDVLLPCTFTTCIGFHNLIFTWYFNSTEMIYHGQIKNKASEPFLVGRNPRVEFVGSTTKKENNISIVLKNVEFSDAGKYTCYVKNPKEKNAEHNATIFLTVVHKMVETDNTVTLIIVGVVGGLIGLLILFMLIKRVVLFIIKKTQDGKKECLVSSSGNDNTENGLAGSKAEQKAPPKA is encoded by the exons ATGGCCCCGCGCTcagccgccgcccgccgccgcacCGCGCTGGCAGCGCTCCTGG gTTTGCATGTCGTTGCCATCGCCTTTGCCTTGGAGGTGTCAGTGGGGAAGACCAACACTGTGATGGCTCTAAATAACTCCGatgtcctgctgccctgcaccttCACCACCTGCATAGGCTTTCACAACCTGATCTTCACGTGGTATTTCAACTCGACAGAGATG ATTTACCATGGCCAGATAAAGAACAAAGCCTCAGAGCCCTTCCTCGTGGGGCGCAACCCACGGGTTGAGTTTGTCGGCTCGACGaccaagaaggaaaacaacatcTCCATTGTCCTGAAGAACGTGGAGTTCAGTGATGCTGGGAAATACACCTGCTACGTCAAGAACCCCAAGGAGAAGAACGCGGAGCACAATGCCACCATCTTCCTCACGGTGGTCCACAAGA tggTGGAGACAGACAACACTGTGACGCTCATCATCGTGGGCGTTGTGGGGGGGCTCATCGGCCTCCTCATCCTCTTCATGCTCATCAAGAGGGTTGTCCTGTTCATCATCAAGAAGACCCAGGATGGGAA GAAGGAGTGTCTCGTGAGTTCGTCAGGGAATGACAACACCGAGAACGGCTTGGCTGGCTCCaaggcagaacaaaaagcaCCACCAAAGGCATGA
- the SCN2B gene encoding sodium channel subunit beta-2 isoform X2 produces the protein MSLEAWLPQPTLFLTGLSLLLSLAPTGLGMEVMAPATISALNGSSVKLSCTFNSCYKVENKQFSLNWTYQECRNCSEELFLQFRTKIMNKQLDRFGNRVEFTGNPAKYDVSFTLKNVQLEDEGTYNCYVLNPPDRHRGHASISLKVLTKEPPKHDSTVAVIVGASVGGFLAVVILVLMVVKCVRRKKQQRLNTDDQKTEEEGKTDGEGNPDEGTK, from the exons ATGAGCCTGGAAGCTTGGCTCCCGCAGCCCACCTTGTTCCTCACTGGCCTCAGCTTGCTCCTTTCGCTGG CGCCCACAGGGTTGGGCATGGAGGTCATGGCTCCCGCCACCATCAGTGCCTTGAATGGCTCCTCGGTGAAGCTCTCCTGCACCTTCAACTCCTGCTACAAGGTGGAAAACAAGCAGTTCTCCCTCAACTGGACATACCAGGAGTGCAGAAACTGCTCTGAGGAGCTG TTCCTCCAGTTCCGGACGAAGATCATGAACAAGCAGCTGGACCGCTTTGGGAACCGAGTGGAGTTCACCGGGAACCCTGCCAAGTACGATGTGTCCTTCACCCTCAAAAACGTGCAGCTGGAGGACGAGGGCACCTACAATTGCTATGTCCTGAACCCCCCGGACCGGCATCGGGGCCACGCCAGCATCAGCCTGAAGGTGCTCACCAAAG AGCCCCCGAAGCACGACTCAACAGTGGCTGTCATCGTGGGTGCCTCTGTAGGTGGCTTCTTGGCCGTTGTGATCCTGGTGCTGATGGTGGTGAAATGTGTGCGTcggaaaaagcagcagaggctgaacACGGACGACCAGaagacagaggaggaagggaagacagATGGAGAAGGCAACCCGGACGAGGGCACCAAGTAA